The window CGAAGGGTTTCGCAACACGGCGCTTCAGCTTGCGCCGGACATCCGCATCGACGTCGTGCTTTGCGAAAGCGACGTCGAGCCTTTGCGGACGCTGCTTCGCGACTATTTCACCAAGGCCGCGGATGGCGGCGAACGCCCGACGGCGGTCTATTCGCTGTTCCTGAAAGGCACGCTGGTGGCGCTATCGGAGTTCCGGCGGCGCGGCTGGCATTGCCCGGACGATATCTCGCTGGTCGGCTTCGATGACGCCGAATGGATGCAGGTGACATGGCCGGCGATCGCCGCCGTGGTGCAGCCGGTACGCGACATCGCCGGCAATGCGATGGAGGTCTTGTTTCGCAGGATCGAAGGCGAGGGCGGCCCGCCAAGGGCGCGGCTCGAACCCTGCAAGGTGTTGATGCGGGAATCCGTTGGCTCGCCAGGCAGCGGCCCGCATTCCGGGGGAGGAGACGGACAATAGCCCCCATTGTCGTCAACGGAAGCAGAGCGCCGGCCCTGGCCGAGGCATCCGGCGCACAAGATCGACGGAGGATCAAAATGACATCTCTTATCCTGAAGATAAATCGATTTACCCTTGCCCTTACCCTGGGCGTGGCGCTGGCGTTCTCGGCGATAGGCGCCGCCAAGGCAGAGGATGGCGAATATGGCGTGCTGATGAAGACGCTGGCCAATCCGTTCTGGGGCGCGATGGCCCAGGGCGTCGCGGACGGCGCCAAGGAAGCCGGCGTGAAATACTTCCAGCAGGCGGCCGAAAGCGACCAGGCGGCCGAGCCGCAGCTCAATCTGTGCAACACGATGCTGGAGCGCAAGCCGGTGGCGATGATCACCGCCGCCATCAACTCGACCAATCTGCTCCCTTGCCTGAAGTCGGCGCAGGACGCCGGCATCAAGATCGTCGACCTCGACAACAATCTAGACCAGGCGGTGCTCGACAAGGAAGGAGTGAAGGTCACCTTCCATATCGGTTCCGACAATGTCGCGGCCGGCGCGCAAGGTGCCGAATATCTCGTCTCCAAGCTCGGCAAGGATGCCAAGGGTCCGGTGCTGGTGATCGAGGGCCTATCGGGCAACATCACCGGCGAGAAACGCGCCAAGGGGTTTGCCGACAAGCTCAAGGAACTGGCGCCGGGGCTGCAGATTGTCGCCTCGCTGCCGGGTGACTGGGACCGCGGCAAGGCGGCCTCGATCGCCACCGACACGCTGACGGCGCATCCAGACCTGGTCGCCATCTTCTGCGCCAATGACGGTATGGCGCTGGGCGCTGTCGAATCTGTCTACGCGGCGGGCAAGGGTCAGCAGGTGACGATGATCGGCGTCGACGGCAATGTCGATGCGGTGAAGTCGATCAAGGAAGGCCGCCTCAACGCTTCCGTCGCGCAGCTACCCTATCTGGTCGGCAAGCAGGCGGTGGAAAACGTCAAGAAGGCGCTGGCCGGCGAGAAGGTCGAGGAGAGCATCGCGGTGCCCACCCTGGTGTTGACCAAAGACGTGCTCGACGCCGGCAAGGAGCCGATGCTGCAGTATGTGAAGTAAGAATGGAGGGGAGTAGGGAAGTAAGGCAGTAGGGGAGTAGGGGAAGGGCCGGTTGTGCTCCTCCGAGAGGACCCAGCCTTCTTACTTCCCTACTCCCCTACTGACCTACTCCCTTATTCCCCTACCCGAAGGGTGCAAAATGGCTTCCGAAATGGCGCAGCCCGGGTTTTGGGCCCGATTGCAGCGCGCATCCGTCGAACGGCTCCACATCAGGCTGGAATCGCTGCTGGTGCTGGTGGCGCTGAGCGCGGCGATGGCGCTGCTGTCGCCCTATTTCCTGTCGCTCAGCAACTTCCTCAACATTCTCTTGGCAACATCGACAATCGGCGTGCTGGCAATCGCCGCCACCTTCGTCATCGGTTCCGGCGGACTCGACCTGTCGCTCGGCTCGGTGATGGGGCTGGCCGGCGTCGCCGGCGCCTTCGTCGCCGTCAATCTCGGCTGGCCGTCGGTGTTCGCGGTCGCGGCTTGCATCCTCGCCGGCGCGATCGCGGGCTATATCAACGGGCAATTGGTCACCCGCGCCTTCGTGCCGGCTTTCATCGTCACGCTCGGCATGCTGGGCCTGGCGCGCGGCCTGGCGCTTGTCATCTCGCAGGGCAGGGCGATCTACGGGCTGCCGCCCGAGATCGTCTACATCGGGCAAGGCAGGCCGCTCGGCATCCCGATGCCAGTCATCATCTTCGTGCTGACGGCGGTTGTCGCGCATTGCGCGCTCGCCTATACGCGCTTCGGCCGCCACACGTTGGCGCTGGGCGACAGCGAGGGCGCGGCGCGCGCGGCCGGCATCCGCGTCGAGCAGCATCGCCGCATCATCTACACCTTGTCCGGGGCGCTTGCCGGGCTCGCGGGTCTCTTGTTCACCGCCCGTGTCAATGCCGGCGATCCGACCGCCGGCATCAATTACGAACTGACCGCCATCACTGCGGCGATTATCGGCGGCACCAATCTGTTCGGCGGCCGCGCCTCGATCCTCGGCACCATGATCGGCGCCTTGATCATGGGCGTGCTGCAGAACGGGCTGACGCTGCTTGCGGTGCAGTCCTACTACCAGCAGATGGCGATCGGCGCGGTGCTGATCCTCGCCGTCTTCATCGACCAGTACCAGGTCCGCAAGGAGTCGCGCGTATGACGCTTCTCTCGCTCCACGGCATCCGCAAGAGTTTCGGCGCCGTCGACGTGCTGCATGGCGTCGACCTGTCGGTTGCGGCCGGCGAGGTGGTCGGCCTGGTCGGCGACAACGGCGCCGGCAAATCGACATTGATGAAGACCATCACCGGCATCTACCGCGCCGACACCGGCTCGATCGAGTTCGACGGCAGGGACATCCTTGCGCTCGATCCCGGCCAGCGGCGCCGGCTCGGCATCGAGATGATCTACCAGGACCTGTCGCTGGCCAGGCAGCAGGACGTGGCGTCGAACATCTTTCTCGGCCGCGAGCCGACCAAGCGGCTGTTCGGCCTGATCCCGGGCTTCGTCGACAAAAGCGAGATGGATCGCCAGGCGTCGAAGATGATCGAGCGGTTGGGCGCGCATCTGCCGTCAATAAACCGGTCGGTCGGTTCGTTCTCCGGCGGCCAGCAGCAGACGGTGGCGATTGCCCGCGCGCTGACCTTCAACCCGAAGCTGGTCATCATGGACGAGCCGACGGCGGCGCTCGCCGTGCGCGAGGTGCAGAGCGTGCTCGACCTGATCCGGCGGCTGAAGTCGGAAGGGATCGCGGTCATCCTGATCTCGCACCGGCTGAACGACGTGCTGTCGGTTACCGACCGCATCGTCGTGCTGCGTCATGGCCGCGCCGACGCCGATCTGGTCACCGCCAGGACCAACATGAACGAAGTCGTCAGCCGCATTGTCGGCGGCGGCGATATCAGCGCCGCGGCGGCGCACGAACAACGAGGCTGACATGAACACTTTCGGACTGCACACTTTCGCCATCGCCCCGGTCTGGGACCTTGCCCGCATCGAGCCGCAGATGGACCGGCTGAAGGAGCTCGGCATTAGCCTGATGGAGATCCCGCTGCTGCGTCCGGAGGAGATCGACACCAAGCGCACGCGCGGCTTCGCCAGCCACTATGGCGTCGAGCTGATCCCCTCGCTCGGCCTGCCGCGCGCGCTCGACGTGGTCGAGCGGCCGGAAGAGGCGCTCGACTTCCTGCAGCCGGCGTTCAAGGTCTGCAACGAGGTCGGCAGCGAGGCGCTTGGCGGCGTCACCTACGGCACGATCGGCAAGACCACCGGCCGGGCGCCGACGCAAAGGGAGATCGACGGCATGTGCCGCTTCCTCGAACGGGCGGCGAAGGCAGCCAAGGCACGCAGCCTGAAGCTCGGCATCGAGCCCTGCAACCGCTATGAGACGCATCTCATCAACCGCGGCATCGATGCGGCGCGGATCATCGAGCGGGTCGGCGCCGACAACATCTTCATCCATCTCGACACCTATCACATGCATATCGAGGAAGAGAGCTTTGCTTCCGGTTTCGAGGCGGCCGCACCCTTCCTCGGCTATGTGCATGTGTCGGAGGCCAATCGCGGCGTGCCGGGGCGCGGCATGCTCAACTGGGCGGCCTGCATGAAGGCGATCGCCGACATCGGCTATGAGGGCGCGATCACGCTGGAAAGCATGAACCATGTCGACGTCGACATTGCCGGCGGGCTGGCGGTGTGGCGGCCGGTGGCGGAAGACCCGCGCGACGTCATCGAGGTCGGCCTGCCGTTCCTGCGCGAGGAAGCGAGGAAGGCCGGTCTGACTTTGGGGTAGCGGCGCCGCGGCACGGAACGAAGGAGACACGTCTCGATTTACCGAACCAAACGTCCTTTGCAATGCAAGCTTCGGAGGATCAGGGATCGTGGCATTCGTAAGCGTCGGCGGCATCACGCTGCACTACCGCCACATTGAGGCACGAGGTACTGCTCGTCCGATCATTTTCATCAATGCACTCGGCACGGACTTCAGGATCTGGGACGAAATCGTCTCGTTGCTGGGCAGTGAAATGCCGATGGTCGTCTATGACAAGCGCGGCCATGGGCTCTCGGACATTGGCAGCGGCGTGCGCTCCATCGACGACCATGTCGATGACCTGAGCGCCCTCATCGATCACCTTGGCTTCGACAAGATCACGCTGTTCGGACTGTCGGCCGGCGGCGTGATCGCGCAGGGCCTTTATGCCCGCCGTCCCGAACTCGTCGAGGCGCTGATCCTCAGCGACACCGCCCATAAGATCGGCACCGCCGAGAGCTGGAACACGCGCATTGCGACGATCGAGCGCGACGGCATCGGGGCGATCGCCGACGGGGTGCTCAAGGGATGGTTCACGCCGCATTTCCACGCCACGCGCGCGGCCGAGCTTGCAGGTTGCCGCAACATGCTGACCAGGCAGGCGCTGCCCGGTTACATCGGCACGTGCATTGCGGTTCGCGACGCCGATTTTACGGAGGCCGCGCGACGCATCGCGGTGCCGACGCTCTGTATAGTCGGCGACCAGGACGGCTCGACGCCGCCCGCCCTCGTGCGCTCGCTGGCCGAGCTCATTCCCGGCGCGCGCTTCGAAGTGATCCAGGACGCCGGCCATATCATTTGCATCGAGCAGCCGAAGGTGCTGGCCAACCTTATCCGCGACTTCGAAGCCTCACTCGCCAATCGGAGAGGCTAACGTCGTCTCTCGGCGAGCCGGTTGGCGTCAAACCCGCTCCAGCGCGATCGCGATGCCCTGGCCGACGCCGATGCACATGGTGGCCAAAGCATAGCGGCCGCCGCGCTCGCGAAGCTCGATCGCGGCGGTGCCGGTGATGCGGGCGCCCGACATGCCGAGCGGATGGCCAAGCGCGATGGCGCCGCCATTCGGATTGACATGCGCGGCGTCCTCGCCAATGCCGAGCTGGCGCAGCACCGCGATGCCCTGCGAGGCGAAGGCTTCGTTTAGCTCGACGACATCGAACTGGTTCGGACTCATACCGAGGCGGGCACAAAGTTTCTTGGTGGCCGGCGCCGGTCCGATGCCCATGATGCGCGGCGCCACGCCGGCGACGGCGCCGCCGAGAATGCAGGCGATCGGGGTCAGGCCATATTTCTTCACGGCGGCTTCCGAGGCGACGACCAGCGCCGCCGCGCCATCATTGACACCCGAGGCATTGCCGGCCGTCACCGTGCCGCCCTGCCGGAACGGCGTCGGCAATTTGGCCAGCGCCTCGATCGTGGTGCCGGCGCGGGGATGCTCGTCCTTGCCAACAACGACCGGCTCGCCCTTCTTTTGCGCGATCGTCACCGGCGTGATCTCTTTCGCCAGGCGGCCGTTGGCTTGAGCGGCGATGGCCTTGTCCTGGCTGCGAACGGCAAAGGCATCCTGGTCGGCGCGCGAGATCGAAAATTCCTCGGCGACGTTCTCGCCGGTTTCCGGCATGGAATCGACGCCGTACTGTTTCTTCATCAGCGGGTTGACGAAGCGCCAGCCGATGGTCGTGTCGTAGATCTCGGCATTGCGCGAGAAGGCGGCGTCTGCCTTCGGCATGACGAAGGGCGCGCGGCTCATCGATTCGACGCCGCCGGCTATCATCAGCTCCGCCTCGCCGGCCTTGATGGCGCGCGCGGCAATGGTGACGGCGTCCATGCCCGAGCCGCAGAGACGATTGACGGTCGAGCCGGGGATGGCCTGGGGCAGGCCGGCGAGCAGCAGCGCCATGCGCGCCACATTGCGGTTGTCCTCGCCGGCCTGGTTGGCGCAGCCAAAGACGATGTCGTCGACTTGAGCCCAGTCGATGCCCGGATTGCGCTCCATAAGAGCCTTCAGCGGGATGGCGGCAAGATCGTCGGCGCGCACCGAGGACAGCGCGCCGCCGAAACGACCGATCGGCGTGCGGATGTAATCGCAGATGAAGGCCTCGGCCATCCTATGCAGCTTTCCCTTTGGCGGTTCCCGCATGCGCCGTCCTGGTGCGGGCCTGCAGGTCGCGTAATGTCTTCAGCTCGAGTTCCGTCGGCGCCGCCGTTTCGTCAAGCGGCTCGGCGAACTTAACCGTCCAGCCACAGGTTGCCTGCACCTGCTCGCGGGTCACGCCGCGATGCAGCGACACTACGGTGAATTCCTTGGTGATGGGGTCGGGCTTCCAGACGGCGAGGTCGGTGATCAGCAGCGTCGGGCCGGCGGTGTCGATGCCGAGCCGTTTGCGGTGATCGCCGCCGTCGCCATGGCCAAAGGAGGTGAGGAAGTCAATCTTTTCCACCATGGCGCGCTTCGACTGCGCCATGGTGATGTAGACCTGCCTCGCCGAAGTGGCGATCTCAGGCGCGCCGCCGCCGCCGGGAAGCCGGGTCTTGGGATGCGCATAGTCGCCGATGACGGTGGTGTTGATGTTGCCGAATTTGTCGAGCTGAGCCGCACCGAGGAAGCCGATCGAGATACGGCCCCCCTGCAGCCAGTAGCGGAACATCTCCGGCACCGCCACCGTGGTGACCGCCGTCTTGCACAATTCGCCGTCGCCGATAGACAGCGGCAATACGTCGGGCGCGGTGCCGATGGTGCCGCTTTCGTAGATCAGGGTGATATCTGGCGCATGCGTCAGCCGGGCGACATTGCAGGCGGCAGAAGGCGCGCCGATGCCGACGAAGCAGACGTCGTCATTCTTCAGCGCGCGACTTGCAGCAATCGTCATCATCTCGTTCGGAGTGAAGCCGGGGCCGTCGCTCATGCCGCTGACCTCAAATGCTCGACGCGGGCGGCAAAGTCGTCCGCAGTGCTTTCAATGACGTTCTTCTGCATCCAGGCCCGGAAGCGGTCGCGGTCGGCGGCAATCTCGTCCCATTCGAGATAGGCGGCGTTGTCGCGCGCGTAATAGCCGTACGTGTAGGAAGGATGCGAGCCGCCCGGCACCACCGAGATCGCCGCAATCGTCCAGCTTGGCAGCACGGTGAGGTTGGGGTGGAGGTCGTCGAAATTATCGACCACTTCCTCGACCGTCACCACGGCGCGCTTGGCCGCCAGCACCGCCTCCTTCTGGATGCCGATGATGCCTTCGACCAGCACGTTGCCCTTGCGATCGGCCTTTTGCGCATGGATGAAGCTGACGTCGGGCCGGATCGCGGGAACGGCCGCCAGCTCTTCGCCGGTGAACGGACAGGTGACAAACCGGATGTTCGGATTGACCGCCGGCAGCCCGGCGCCGCGATAGCCGCGAAACACCGCGCAGGGCAGGCCGGCGGCGCCAGCCTCATAGGCATTCGCCATGCCAGCGTGGCTGTGCTCCTCGACCTCGATCGGGCGTGGAAAACCGTTCTCGATGGCGTCGCGTGCGCGCCGCAGCAGGCCGACGCCGGGGTTGCCAAGATAGGAGAAGACGATCTTCCTCGCCATGCCCATGCCGATCATCTGATCGTAGATCAGGTCGGGCGTCATGCGGATCAGGGTGAGGTCCCGAAAGCCTTGGCGGATCGCCTCATGCGCGGCCGCTGTCGGGATCAGATGGGTGAAGCCCTCGAAGGCGACCGCGTCGCCATCGTGCAAATTCTGCGCGACGGCCTCTTTCAGCGGCAGGAATTTTACCATCGCCCATGTCCCAAGTCGCAGCGAAGAATTCCCTTCGTCTAGCAAACTCCTGCGCGCTTGGCGAACGAGCACCTTCCATGGACCCTGATGGGAAATGATGGTGTGGGCCTTGGCTGAGGTCCCGACCATGGCGTTATATCCAGTCCTCGACGGGAGGAATGGATGGCAGGCATGGGTTTCGAACCGGATGTGAAGGTTCGCGCCAGGGAATACCGGATCGGCTGCATCGGCGCCGGCATGATCATGGCCGAATGCCATCTCGCGGCCTACGCGCAAGCCGGCTTTCCTGTGGTGGCGATCGCGTCGCGCACCAAGGCCAATGCCGAAAAGGTCGCCGCCCGCTGGGCGATCCCGACCGTGCACGACACGCCGGAGCAGTTGATCGAGGACGCAGAAGTCGAGATCGTCGATCTGGCCTTCCCGCCGGACCAGCAGCCGGCGCTGATCCGACACGCTCTGACGCAGAAACACGTCAAGGCGATCCTGGCACAGAAGCCGCTGGCGCTGTCGGTCGAGGAAGCGATCAAACTGCGCGACGAGGCGGCTGCATCGGGAAAGATCCTCTCGGTCAACCAGAACATGCGCTACGACCAGTCGATGCGCGTGCTGAAGCAGATCATCGACAGCGGCGCGCTCGGCGAGATCGTGTTTGCGCAGATCGACATGCATGCGATCCCGCACTGGCAGACTTTCCTTGCCGGCTACGACCGGCTGACGCTCGCCAATATGAGCGTGCATCATCTAGACGTGCTGCGCTTCCTGTTCGGCGATCCGGACGAGATCACCACGCTGACGCGCAAGGACCCGCGCACGACGTTTGAACATTCCGATGGCATCACGGTTTCGACGCTGCGATTCGCGTCCGGCGTGCTCGCCGTGTCGCTGGAGGATGTCTGGTCCGGCCCGCGTCAGGAAGGCTATCATGACGACCAGCACATCGCCTGGCGTGTCGACGGCACCAAGGGCGTGGCCAAGGGCACGATCGGCTGGCCGAAGAGCGTGGCTTCGACGCTGACCTACGCCTCGACCGAAACGACTGATGGAGAGTGGGTCAGCCCGAGCTGGGACACGATGTGGTTTCCGCACGCATTCATCGGCGTGATGGAGCAACTTCAATACGCGCTGAAGACGGGCACGCCGCCGGCATTGTCGGTCGCCGACAACGTCAAGACCATGGCGCTGGTCGAGGCCGGCTACCGCTCGATGGCGCAGGCTCGCACGATCAGGCTGTCCGAAATCCCTGTCGATTAAACGACTAATAGACAGGCAACTGAATCGCTTACCGGGAGGACTTCACCTCATGATGCAGGCAGGTATCTTCACAGGCTATTTTCCTTACGAGCTGGAGGAATCAGCCAGGCGCATTCGCGCGCTCGGTTTCAACACGGTGCAGCTCGACCTGCATTTCAAGGATATCGATCTGTCGGCCGGTGAGATCACCGGGGACAAGGCGCGCAAGGTGCGCGACACGTTTCGCGACCACAATCTGCCGGTATGCTGCATCTCGGGCTACACCAACATCATCCATCCCGACAAATCCGAGCGCGAAAGGCGGCTTGGCTATCTGAAGGAGATCATCCGCAACGCGCGCGACTTCGGCTCGCCTTACGTGATCTCGGAGACCGGCACCTACAACACCGAATCCGACTGGGTGCATCACCCCAGGAACAAGACCGAGGAAGGGTTCGAGGAATGCCGCAAGGTGATTTCCGACCTTGCCCAGACGGCCTACGACCACGGCGCGGTGTTCCTGCTCGAGACCTATGTCAACAATGTCGTCGGCTCGGTCGAAGAGACGGTGAAGATGTTCGCGCAGGTCGATCATCCCGGGCTCGGCCTGCTGATGGATCCGACCAATTATTTCGAGGCGTACAACATCGACCGCATGGACCAGGTGCTGAACCAGGTGTTCGACACGCTGACCGACAAGATCAGGATCGCGCATGCCAAGGATGTCAAGCGCTCGGGCGGCGACAAATCGGAGAAGCACGCCGATATCGGCGACGCGGACGCGCATGAGGGACTGACCTTCCGCGGCGTCGGCGAGATCGAATTGCCGGCGCCCGGGCTCGGCGCGCTCAACTACGATCTTTATCTGAAGCGGCTCAGCGAAAAGCATCCAAACATCCCGGTCATCATCGAGCATCTAACCGAGGACGACGTGCCGCGCGCCAAGACATTTCTGGATGGGAAATTCCGCGCCAACGGCCTTTGAGGCTGAGCGGGAGAAGACGATGGCGATGACGGCCAGCACCAAACGCGACTACAGCCTTGTCGGCCAGAGCACACGGATTGCGATCGAGACCGGGCTTGCCTCGGCCGAGTGGTACCATACCGATGTGCCGCGCAAGGTTATGAAGGAGTTGATGCAGCGCTCCGACGGGCCGGCGATCCGCGATACGATGATCTGGCTTGCCGCGATCCTGGGCTCTGCCGCCGGCATCGTCTGGTTCTGGGGCACGTGGTGGGTGGTGCCGTTCCTGTTCGTCTACGGCGTGCTCTACGGCTCGTCGAGCGACTCGCGCTGGCACGAATGCGGCCACGGCACGGCTTTTCGAACGCGCTGGATGAACGATGTCGTCTACCACATCGCCTCGTTCATGCTGATGCGCAACCCGGTGCAGTGGCGCTGGAGCCATGCCCGCCATCACACCGACACCATCATCGTCGGCCGCGACGCCGAGATCGCCGTCATGCGGCCGCCGGACCTGCTGAAGGCGGCGCTGGCTTTCACCGGCATCCTCGACTTCCGCTATTCACTGCCGACGCTGCTGCGGCAGGCGTTCGGCAAGCTGTCGGACGACGAGAAAAGCTACGTTCCGGAGACGGAGCAGAGCAAGGCGGTAACGGCCGCCCGCTGGCACATGGTCGTGTATGTCGCGACGATCGCTCTCGCGATCGCGCTTGGGTCATGGCTGCCGCTGGTGCTGATCGGCCTGCCGCGCCTTTACGGCATGTGGCACATGGTGATGACCGGACTGCTGCAGCATATCGGACTCGCCGACAACGTCACCGATCACCGGCTGAACACGCGCACCGTCTACATGAACCCGATCAGCCGCTTCATCTACTGGAACATGAACTACCATGTCGAGCATCACATGTTCCCGATGGTGCCCTATCACGCGCTGCCGAAGCTGCATGAATTGATCAAGCACGATTTGCCGGAGCCGAACCCGTCGATCTGGCATGCCTATCGCGAGGCCTGGCCGGTGCTGCTCAGGCAGCTGAAATACGAGGACTATTACCTCAAGCGCGAATTGCCGCCGACGGCCAAGCCCTATCGCGGCGAGTTCCACGAGGTCGATATGTCGGCGGCGGCCGAATAGCGGGACGGGACTGCGAGGAAACGAAAATGGCCGATTGGGTCGAGGCGTGTGCGGTGGAGGACGTCGAGGAAGAGGACGTCATCCGCTTCGACCATGGCGGCCGCAGCTTCGCGATCTACCGCTCGCCGGACGACGAGTTCTTCGCCACTGACGGGTTTTGCACGCATGAGAAGGCGCATCTGGCCGACGGGCTGGTGATGGACGACATCATCGAATGCCCCAAGCACAATGGCCGCTTCAACTACAAGACCGGCCAGGCCAAGGGAGCGCCGGTCTGCGTCAACCTCAAGACCTATCCGGTCAAGGTCGAGGCCGGTAAGGTGATGATCGCGATCGATTGATCGCCCGCCCAA is drawn from Mesorhizobium sp. B1-1-8 and contains these coding sequences:
- a CDS encoding ABC transporter permease, coding for MASEMAQPGFWARLQRASVERLHIRLESLLVLVALSAAMALLSPYFLSLSNFLNILLATSTIGVLAIAATFVIGSGGLDLSLGSVMGLAGVAGAFVAVNLGWPSVFAVAACILAGAIAGYINGQLVTRAFVPAFIVTLGMLGLARGLALVISQGRAIYGLPPEIVYIGQGRPLGIPMPVIIFVLTAVVAHCALAYTRFGRHTLALGDSEGAARAAGIRVEQHRRIIYTLSGALAGLAGLLFTARVNAGDPTAGINYELTAITAAIIGGTNLFGGRASILGTMIGALIMGVLQNGLTLLAVQSYYQQMAIGAVLILAVFIDQYQVRKESRV
- a CDS encoding sugar phosphate isomerase/epimerase family protein; protein product: MNTFGLHTFAIAPVWDLARIEPQMDRLKELGISLMEIPLLRPEEIDTKRTRGFASHYGVELIPSLGLPRALDVVERPEEALDFLQPAFKVCNEVGSEALGGVTYGTIGKTTGRAPTQREIDGMCRFLERAAKAAKARSLKLGIEPCNRYETHLINRGIDAARIIERVGADNIFIHLDTYHMHIEEESFASGFEAAAPFLGYVHVSEANRGVPGRGMLNWAACMKAIADIGYEGAITLESMNHVDVDIAGGLAVWRPVAEDPRDVIEVGLPFLREEARKAGLTLG
- a CDS encoding CoA transferase subunit A, translating into MVKFLPLKEAVAQNLHDGDAVAFEGFTHLIPTAAAHEAIRQGFRDLTLIRMTPDLIYDQMIGMGMARKIVFSYLGNPGVGLLRRARDAIENGFPRPIEVEEHSHAGMANAYEAGAAGLPCAVFRGYRGAGLPAVNPNIRFVTCPFTGEELAAVPAIRPDVSFIHAQKADRKGNVLVEGIIGIQKEAVLAAKRAVVTVEEVVDNFDDLHPNLTVLPSWTIAAISVVPGGSHPSYTYGYYARDNAAYLEWDEIAADRDRFRAWMQKNVIESTADDFAARVEHLRSAA
- a CDS encoding Gfo/Idh/MocA family protein, with amino-acid sequence MAGMGFEPDVKVRAREYRIGCIGAGMIMAECHLAAYAQAGFPVVAIASRTKANAEKVAARWAIPTVHDTPEQLIEDAEVEIVDLAFPPDQQPALIRHALTQKHVKAILAQKPLALSVEEAIKLRDEAAASGKILSVNQNMRYDQSMRVLKQIIDSGALGEIVFAQIDMHAIPHWQTFLAGYDRLTLANMSVHHLDVLRFLFGDPDEITTLTRKDPRTTFEHSDGITVSTLRFASGVLAVSLEDVWSGPRQEGYHDDQHIAWRVDGTKGVAKGTIGWPKSVASTLTYASTETTDGEWVSPSWDTMWFPHAFIGVMEQLQYALKTGTPPALSVADNVKTMALVEAGYRSMAQARTIRLSEIPVD
- a CDS encoding sugar phosphate isomerase/epimerase family protein; this encodes MMQAGIFTGYFPYELEESARRIRALGFNTVQLDLHFKDIDLSAGEITGDKARKVRDTFRDHNLPVCCISGYTNIIHPDKSERERRLGYLKEIIRNARDFGSPYVISETGTYNTESDWVHHPRNKTEEGFEECRKVISDLAQTAYDHGAVFLLETYVNNVVGSVEETVKMFAQVDHPGLGLLMDPTNYFEAYNIDRMDQVLNQVFDTLTDKIRIAHAKDVKRSGGDKSEKHADIGDADAHEGLTFRGVGEIELPAPGLGALNYDLYLKRLSEKHPNIPVIIEHLTEDDVPRAKTFLDGKFRANGL
- the pcaF gene encoding 3-oxoadipyl-CoA thiolase encodes the protein MAEAFICDYIRTPIGRFGGALSSVRADDLAAIPLKALMERNPGIDWAQVDDIVFGCANQAGEDNRNVARMALLLAGLPQAIPGSTVNRLCGSGMDAVTIAARAIKAGEAELMIAGGVESMSRAPFVMPKADAAFSRNAEIYDTTIGWRFVNPLMKKQYGVDSMPETGENVAEEFSISRADQDAFAVRSQDKAIAAQANGRLAKEITPVTIAQKKGEPVVVGKDEHPRAGTTIEALAKLPTPFRQGGTVTAGNASGVNDGAAALVVASEAAVKKYGLTPIACILGGAVAGVAPRIMGIGPAPATKKLCARLGMSPNQFDVVELNEAFASQGIAVLRQLGIGEDAAHVNPNGGAIALGHPLGMSGARITGTAAIELRERGGRYALATMCIGVGQGIAIALERV
- the pcaD gene encoding 3-oxoadipate enol-lactonase, with product MAFVSVGGITLHYRHIEARGTARPIIFINALGTDFRIWDEIVSLLGSEMPMVVYDKRGHGLSDIGSGVRSIDDHVDDLSALIDHLGFDKITLFGLSAGGVIAQGLYARRPELVEALILSDTAHKIGTAESWNTRIATIERDGIGAIADGVLKGWFTPHFHATRAAELAGCRNMLTRQALPGYIGTCIAVRDADFTEAARRIAVPTLCIVGDQDGSTPPALVRSLAELIPGARFEVIQDAGHIICIEQPKVLANLIRDFEASLANRRG
- a CDS encoding fatty acid desaturase family protein — protein: MTASTKRDYSLVGQSTRIAIETGLASAEWYHTDVPRKVMKELMQRSDGPAIRDTMIWLAAILGSAAGIVWFWGTWWVVPFLFVYGVLYGSSSDSRWHECGHGTAFRTRWMNDVVYHIASFMLMRNPVQWRWSHARHHTDTIIVGRDAEIAVMRPPDLLKAALAFTGILDFRYSLPTLLRQAFGKLSDDEKSYVPETEQSKAVTAARWHMVVYVATIALAIALGSWLPLVLIGLPRLYGMWHMVMTGLLQHIGLADNVTDHRLNTRTVYMNPISRFIYWNMNYHVEHHMFPMVPYHALPKLHELIKHDLPEPNPSIWHAYREAWPVLLRQLKYEDYYLKRELPPTAKPYRGEFHEVDMSAAAE
- a CDS encoding ATP-binding cassette domain-containing protein, with translation MTLLSLHGIRKSFGAVDVLHGVDLSVAAGEVVGLVGDNGAGKSTLMKTITGIYRADTGSIEFDGRDILALDPGQRRRLGIEMIYQDLSLARQQDVASNIFLGREPTKRLFGLIPGFVDKSEMDRQASKMIERLGAHLPSINRSVGSFSGGQQQTVAIARALTFNPKLVIMDEPTAALAVREVQSVLDLIRRLKSEGIAVILISHRLNDVLSVTDRIVVLRHGRADADLVTARTNMNEVVSRIVGGGDISAAAAHEQRG
- a CDS encoding substrate-binding domain-containing protein — its product is MTSLILKINRFTLALTLGVALAFSAIGAAKAEDGEYGVLMKTLANPFWGAMAQGVADGAKEAGVKYFQQAAESDQAAEPQLNLCNTMLERKPVAMITAAINSTNLLPCLKSAQDAGIKIVDLDNNLDQAVLDKEGVKVTFHIGSDNVAAGAQGAEYLVSKLGKDAKGPVLVIEGLSGNITGEKRAKGFADKLKELAPGLQIVASLPGDWDRGKAASIATDTLTAHPDLVAIFCANDGMALGAVESVYAAGKGQQVTMIGVDGNVDAVKSIKEGRLNASVAQLPYLVGKQAVENVKKALAGEKVEESIAVPTLVLTKDVLDAGKEPMLQYVK
- a CDS encoding CoA-transferase subunit beta — protein: MSDGPGFTPNEMMTIAASRALKNDDVCFVGIGAPSAACNVARLTHAPDITLIYESGTIGTAPDVLPLSIGDGELCKTAVTTVAVPEMFRYWLQGGRISIGFLGAAQLDKFGNINTTVIGDYAHPKTRLPGGGGAPEIATSARQVYITMAQSKRAMVEKIDFLTSFGHGDGGDHRKRLGIDTAGPTLLITDLAVWKPDPITKEFTVVSLHRGVTREQVQATCGWTVKFAEPLDETAAPTELELKTLRDLQARTRTAHAGTAKGKAA